Below is a genomic region from Henckelia pumila isolate YLH828 chromosome 3, ASM3356847v2, whole genome shotgun sequence.
CAGATCTAGTTGGGCGAATATGGACAAAATGAGGTGATCGAGACAAATCTCACCATTTGTGAGAATGTCATGGCATAATCTATACTTCTTGTTGGGTATATCTCTTCGCCACAAATCGAGCTTTGTATTTATCAATTGATCCATCAGCTCTATGCTTGACCTTGAGAACCCGCTTGTTTCCAATGATCTTACGTATTGGCGGTAGATCAACTAGCTCCTAAACATGGTTCTTAGCCCTTGAGCTAATTTCATATTTCATAGCAGCCATCCACTCTTTTGCATTCGGTGAAGTAACAACCTCTTTGTAAGTGACTTACTCTTCATCATTTATAGAAGCACACATGAAAGATTCTCCTTAGATTTCAAAACGTCTACGGGGTACTGGTTCTCGTTTGCTCTTTCGAATTTGTAGATTATGAGAGTCCCTTTCAGTTTAATGCCCCCACTGAATTTAGGGTCTGTAACGCTTTATCCATCGAATACTGGATGAATGGGTGAGGACTCATCCTCGCCAGAGATTGGGGTGCCTCATTGGGGTTCAACTAACTCATATAGTTTAGTGTTCCTTTTTTACTTCACTTATGGTGGAAAAATCCTCCTCGAGGAAATTTACATCTCAGGGCTTAATTTCGGTCATTCCTCCATCGGGATGTTCACCATACATAACACAACACTTTGATTGCTCGCTATAtcttataaagatatgtttaACGCCTCTAGGACCCAACTTCTCATACTTGTGAGAATTGGAGTGAACAAAATTGACTGACCCCTACGAGCGCAGGCCCTCTAGATTGGGCTTTCTGGCATGCCATAACTCGTAAGTTGTCGAAGAAACTGAATATGAAGGAATTTGATTTAAAGCACTAGAGAAATCTCCCAATCCAAAACTAAAAGCAGGTGAATTGGGTTTTGTCGAATAATTATTGGTAGCATGAATTAAATAATCACATTAAAAGATTCAAAATTGCAAAATCGAGTCAggatggctctgataccactgttagaaTCTATTGTCCAAAAGCAATAAATTGTGTGTACTTTTTCAGCGAAAAATAAGGCACACGGTTGTTAGATCTCTGACTCGATCAACGAGCAAGTTCCACGAACAAATCGCATGAACAATTGTTCTTTTTGCAATCGTCGAAATATTACTAGAATATTTAAATCATGTTCACATCTTAAACCCTTGAAAATTCTGGCGATGCGCCAAGAATTACCACATAGAGAATATTTGGTTGTTTGTATTGTGTGTGTTTGTATTATTCATGTGCCTGCCAACTAGAGactacctatatttataggacaCTAGTATGTCCTGACAAGAATTATACTCCACTCAAAACTGTGGATgcactttgatatatatatatatatatatatatatatatatatatatatatatatatatatatatatatccaacattctatatcaaataatatattatgagaTAATATTATTGATATATCTAATCTTTGAATTTTGGCATTAAAAGATCACAATAATATCCAATTGAAGTCATGATCTTGGTTCTGATACCAATTATAGGATCGAGCGTTTGCCACTTGACCAAAAGCTATAActggtggtaatggtgcaactcaaatcttttaaatcgcATAGCAGCTCAAgcgtcatggttcgatcgctctaccTAGCAAGGGAAATCATAAAACCCCACAACAtgctaattttaataaaaagaaTAGGTCTTTTGTAAAATAGTTTCACGGATCTATATCCATTGAAACGGATCGACTCAATCCATATTTGTaatgaaaagtaatatttttgacataaaaaaattaatattttcttatGAGTTGGGTCGAGTTAGATAGGTGGAAAAAATTTATCATAATTTGTTTATTGAGACGTTATGTTTTATCAATTTTTATATACTCAACTGTACCAAAAATAAGACCTTGGTTTCTGAAACTTGCTGTATctaaatatttgtttttttttgttttttttttttgacgaaAGTCATTATAAGATTGACCAGTAAACTCTGAAAATTCTAATGCACCTATGGGCGTATGGAGGGTGGCAGGCCTGGCCTGGAGCCCAGGCCTGCTTTGGCCCAAACTAGATatatcttgttttttttaaaaaaacaaatcctTTATGTTTTTAGTCTAAAATAATTATAACCCTGCTcatattgatttattatttttgatatattatataaattttataaatacattgatatttcaaaaatttgagTCACTCAATTTATTTTTGGCCCCGCCCTTGCAGGCACTTAACAAAAAGTATAGGAAAAAAACAAGCAAAACTCGCTAGGGAGTGTGCCACAGCATTGACGGATCTCGGAACACGAATAAACGACACTATATCAGGATCCAAAATCAAAGATTTAACTTCTGAGGCATAAAAACCAACATAACTCAGATCACTAGCTAGCTATGGCACTGTTAGTAGTGAATCGGAAGCAATAAGGATATGCTTGAATGTTTTTTTCTTGAATTAGCTTGAGTCCTTTAATCGCAATCAACTCCCCAGAACAACTGATCCAGGCATCAATATAGATTTTCCAAACGCTGCCACCGATTTCCCCTCATGGTTCCACACTATGCCACCAATGCCAAAGATTTTACGCTCTTCTTGGACACTTACATCAACGTCTAGCCTGTAGCGCCTAGCCGGTGGCCCTTACCACTGAGTCGGGGAAGAGACAGATGCCCCAGGATGGGAGCAGTACTCCAGATCCTGCTTCGCCTGTTGATAATCTTGCAGCAACATATGGCCCTTTAAAGTGGCGCATTACATAGCTCATCAACCTTAGACACACCTCTTTCGTGTCAAGTCGCATGCAATGCCTAGTTTCTGCCCATACTTCATTAGACTTCCAGAATCGCTTTGCTATtgtgataaattatatatgttacttcgataaaaaaaaaactgtattaaaaataataattttatttttagaattatACAATACACATTTAGATAATTTCACAtcatattatataaatttaaaacaaatactATAAAGTTGTCATATATatgattataaaaatataacaaaataaaataaaaaataattgaactcCAATACTCCATAAACTGCGCTTgccaaaaaaaatcacataaaattaaatatatacaatGCGGATTGAATAgaaaatcacaaataaattcacAAAATAAATGCAACAACATTAACAATttcattgaattaaaataaaagaattCACCGAATCATATTCTAGAAAcaaatttgtttatatatatatatatatatatatatatatatatacacataaatATTTGGGCCTTGAAagataaatcatatatattattcatatatattatttttcatgtgGATACCCGCATATCTAgcaaataagaaaataatttctGATAAAGATGAAAGTTTGAATTCAGAAAATAAGCATATCTTCTCGGTCTTCCAATTGGGATAGGACTCTTATAGGTTTCGCCTATAATTACCAGGTTTGATTCATTCTTGACATAACATTGAGAATATACACAATCTCATACACAATATATTTCGGGTCAATGAAATTCGATATCGAAAAGTTTATCGAGAAGAACGACTTTGCCCTATGGAGAATCAAGATGAAGGCTATCCTGATTCAACAGGGTTTGGGAGAATCACTGAAAACTAAAGAGAAAATGTCGACTTCTTTGAAAGATCAAGAAAATGATGACATGCTAGAAAAGGATCAACGTGCTATCATTCTATGTTTGGGAGACAAGCCGTTAAGAGAAGTGGCAAGGGAGAAATTAGCATCTGCTATGTGGCTTAAGTTGGAAAGTATATATATGACTAAGTCCCTTGCAAATAGACTATACATGAAACAACGTTTGTACTCATTTAAGATACAGATGGTAAAGGCCTTGAGGACCATATTGACGAGTTTATCAAGATCTTGAACGATTTGGAAAATGTAGAAATGAAACTTGATGATGAGAACAAGGCTCTCATATTGTTGAATGCTCTACCAAAGTCCTATGAAAATTTTAAGGATGATATGTTGTATGGAAGATATCAATCTATCTCTCTGGAAGAAGTACAATCAGTCATTCAGTCAAAAGAGTTGCAAGGAAAGATTCAGCTCACTGGAGTGTCTCTGGGAGAAGGACTTAATGTAAGAGGTAGAGCAGAAAAACGAGTGCAAAGATAGTTAAGACCAGGCCAAGATCAAAGATTAAAACCAGGTATAAGTGCTTCACTTGTCATAAGGAATGACATTTTAAAAGGGATTGtccagaaagaaagaaaaaggtgttttaaaaacaaaatgatAAGGGAGAAATGGCTCTGGCATCCGATGAATATGACACAGCAGAAGTTCTAGTAGTGGCAGAAAATGATATGAAGAACACTTGGATACTAGACTCGGGATGTACCTATCACATGTGCCCAGTAAAGTCCTGGTTTGAACAATTGACAGAAACATATCAGGGTATGGTATTACTTGGGAATGATAAGTCTTGTAAAGTCAAGGGAATTGGAACTATTAGGTTGCAAATGCATAATGGGACAAACAGATTGCTTAAAGATGTTAGATTTGTGCCAGAATTAAAGAGAAATTTAATCTCTTTAGGTACACTGGAATCAAATGGATACTCTTTCAAATCTGAAGCTGGAATGATTAAGGTGACTAAAGGTTCATTGGTAGTTATGAAAGGCAAAAGAGTGAACTCTTTGTATGTTCTTCAAGCTAAAACAATAATAGGTGGCTTAGTCCTAATTCATGAAACTCAAGATAAGTCGAGCCTATGGCATTTGAGATTTGGTCACTTGAGTGAAAAAGGAATGATGGAACTTTCTAAGAAAGAACTTTTCTGTGGAGACAAGTTTCAAGgacttgaaatctctgattacTGTATTTTAGGAAAAGCCAAGAGAGTTAAGTTTGGTCAAGGAAAACACACTGCCTCAAGACACTTAGAGTACATCCATTCAGATCTTTGGGGTCCCTCCAAGACACACACTCATGGAGGCAGCCGATACTTTATGTCAATAATTGATGATTACTCAAGGATGGTTTGGACTTATCTTCTCAAAACAAAGGATGAAGCTTTTGGAAAATTCAAAGAATGGATTgaaatgacaaaaaataaatCAGGACATAAAGTTAAGTTTCTAAGGACAGACAATGACTTAGAGTTCTTATCCAAGGAATTCAAAGATCTATGTACTCACAGGGGAATATCAAGACACTACACAGTACCTTAAACACCCCAGCAAAATGGAGTGGCAGAAAGAATGAATCGAACACTGCTGGAAAGGATAAGGTGCTTAATATTGAATGCAGGCCTTCCAAAGACTTTCTGGGGAAAAGCTCTAGCCATTGCTACCTACCTGATAAATAGAAGTCCCTCCAGTAGCCTGAATTTTAAAACacctcttgaactctggaaagGAACAACAGCTGATTAAGCAAACTTGAAGATATTTGGTTGTCTAGCGTATGCACATATCAAGCAAGACAAGCTGGAACCAAGCGCTCTAAAATGTATCTTCATAGGATATCCAGAGGGAGTGAAAGGTTATAAACTTTGGAATTTGGAACAAAATGGACCAAGGTGTTTCAACTCAAGAGATGCCatttttgatgaaacaataatgGGATATAATCTGAGGAAGGCAAAAATTAAAACAGAAAATGTAAGGATTAATTATACTCAAGTTGAGGTGGAGTTACAGGATAAGGATAAAACTGAACCTCAACATCTCACAGAACAAGAGGAATTTACAGAGACTGTCATACCTCAAACAGAAACCAACCTTGATTCTTATAAACTTGCTAGAGATCGGCAAATAAGGGAAATAAGGCCACCTATAAGATACTCAGATGCAAATTTGGTTTCTTATGCTTTAAGTACAGCAGATCAGTTGGAGTATGGTGAACCATCATCATACAAGGATGCAATGCTAAGCAAACACAAGAACCAGTGGAAGTTGGCAATGCAAGAAGAACTTGATTCACTTCTTTACAATAAAACTTGggaattggttgataaaccaaAACAACAAAGGATCCTAGGCTGTAAATGGATTTATAAGATCAAATAAGACTCTACAACAGCAAGAAAAGTCAAGTTTAAAGCCAGATTGGGGGCCAAAGGATACTCACAAATCGAAGGAATAtatttcaattaaatatattccCCTGTAACCCTAATTTAGCAATTTTGGTTTAGCACGACCTTGATGACACGAGTTTATGTGATTGTATTAATATTTTGGGTACCTTTTGTATAAAGTGAAGGATTGTATATGCTTCCGCTATTGTAagattaatttactgattttaTTGCAAGACGGGGCACACAGGTGGTATCAGTAGGGACGACAATGGGTCGGGTTCGGGACGGGTTTGGAAAAACCCGAGACCCTTCTCGCCCCGTAGACCCGGCGGGTTTAATCCGGGTTAGACCCATTAGACTcgccaaattaaatataatttaaattatattaaataaaaaaatttaaataagttaaaaaattaacaaaccatcatttaatttatttttcaaatttatattagtaatatttaggaaaaaaaatattttacaagttaaaatatatcattttttatttaattaataattaataacaaaataaaaatcataataatatattttcatattaaaaatgtcataatatattaaaattatttaaatccaaaaatattataaactcaaattgaGAATAATGTATTgattatgtaatataaataatataattatatattattaatatatatacatatatattttatatttatatttaatatatatatttttggcgcGGCGGGTCCGGCCAAACATGGGACCCACCCCGAACCCGCATTTGGACCGCTTGGCCGAGTCTAAACCTGGCACGTCGGACCAGGTTCAATGCGGGATCGAATTTAGATCCAACTCATTATCATCCCGTATCAAAGCTCCTCTCAGATTTGTCATGTCAAAATTTTGGGTGATAGAGAAAATTCGTTAAGATTTGTATGACTTTTGGTTTTAAGATAGACAATACAAATATATTAATGTCGTACTCTttagaaagaaagatttgaTGGGGTAGTAGTTCAAGATTTAAGAATGTTTAGTTCTAGAATCGATATGCTTTCGAGATTTAACTATTCATATCAATCGATTCCTGGACAAGCAATATTGGTGGAACCTTCCCAATACTGGTGCTCGAAAGCAATGGAGAACCAAGAAGACGGACAACGTATCAGAGCTAAATCCAAGACATTTCCGTGACATTCTCCAACCATTTGGGACTCACGCGAACAAGCAACTATTTGGAAAAGGATCAAGGTCTTGAAAGATTTTAAGAATTAAGAGATTGGGCTATCGAATGATTTCTCTGGTTTCACTCGTTCACGTTTTACAATAATGTTGATGCATAAAATGATGAGTGGTTAACCAAAATTGAAAGGAAATAAATGAGAAATATAAATAGACCGAAAGATTCAGAATTTTCCATCACGTAGGAAATTTGAGGACCGGATTTGAAATGCTGAAATTAGATATtcaaagaaattaataaaatacattaaaaataaaaaaaatgtgtatAAAACCTTACATTAACACTTGCTTAGTTTAGACATCAACAAGTTGTCAAGACAAGTGTTAAACTTTGTCTGAACAAGTGTTATAAGTAGGGTGTCagttcgataaatatttgattcgtattcgaacttatcgaactcgagtcaaattcgaacatgttcgaacttttttacgagccgaactcgagccaaaattattttgttcgatagtcagcgaatagttcgcgagccttaatatttaattaatataatataattatataataaatatatataaatttcgaactttttcgaacatttcgagTTTTTTGAACCATAATATTCGAacaatagttcacgaataggtttgAATATTTCGAGCTGAACTTGAActtgaacttcatttcgagccgaactcgagccaaaagatttgaaattatcgagctCGAACTCAAATATACTTATATCGAGCCGAATTTGagctttaaaattttaacattattcggctcgattcggttcgtttgcacccctagtcaTAAGAATACTTCCTAGTTCCTACAACTAGACtttcatatttaaattatatataagcttaaattttattattacgtgtttaaattaaatattatcattattatcgtgtgctttgaatttttatttaattattttgttaaaataaaaaaaataaaaggttTCAACATCTACTCTCAGTCCAACCAATCACTCAAATTATGTTTATAGGAATTTACATTGTCTTAAGTTCATCGACCGGTTCGGAATAGTAAGTTATTGAGGTGAGGTTCACTATCGATTCCttcaatattattatttgaCATTTTTTACAGTAAAATTTCATAaactatgatttatttatataaattgcGTCATATTGTGCATGTCACATTATATTGATCATATTGGTCTGCATATTTAATCTTTGGAATGTTTGCCGATCGACTGTTGACAGAATGATTGAATGACTACTGAATGAATTGAGCCTGGACAACGGTCTATGTACCGGATTGCTAGTCTATTGAACAATGTGACTTCGGTCCGAAAATGTGAGTTCGCATTGATAATGTGAGTTCACATTGACTCGTAAACGATCGATTGTACGAATCTTGAGTACGTTAAGAAAAGTGCTACACAGAATGTTGGTGGGAGCAACCTCTTTAACCTACCATATTCACTTCAGAATCCTGAACAGTCACTATATTTCACTTGACAAGATACTTCGTACCGATACATTATTACTGATGCATGACATCTCTCATATCGAAATATCGCACTGATATCATTCGTcttgttataaatatataaaaccaGTTTATTCCATCACTAAGTCTTTAAAGGCTTAacctctattttttttattgcaaaTTCCAGATACACGGCACAGGACCTCGAGGAGAACGAAAATTATGGGAATGGACATCACTGACCCGTCTTATGAATAACTCTCTCACAAAGGGGGTGGGGGTTGGGGTTAAAAAAAGggacaacaacaacaacggagTGAGTGCAAGTCCTTGTCTGAATCTGTACAATATATGAAAGATCTTGTGAATATCTCAACATATAAAGAAATAAACTATTTATCATCTCAACTTCTTTCTCTTTTGATTCTCCAAATTATTCACAGATTTGTTGAGTAAAATTATATTCACAATTCCTATTCACTGGCTCTTCTTCTTCCCTCTTGCTAAAGTTTTCTTCAACCCTTTGAATATTTTCCCAAACCATACCAAATTCATCACGGCTATAGTAGAGGGAACCGCATGCACCAACACCACTCCAGCTGTATGCATTTGCATCACCTGTTGTATTCCAACAAGGAGGATAACACAAATGAAATCCTTCCTATATGACGACACTCGAAGTGCATTTGGATTGAGCCATTTGAAATACATGATTTCgaatgcatttttattgttCAGATAACTTAATCAAAGAAAACACAAATCCATCTCCGGCTTATTTTCACTATAATTTATTACTATGGATTTCAAATTCATATAATGTTGAGTGATTTGAAATCCATTAGTGTAAATAAATAGGAGATCAATTTGAATTTTCTTCATTTAAGTTATCTGATCGATGAAAAAGCAAAAATCATGGATTTCAAGTGACTCGATCCAAATGCACCATTAATTAATACAGTCTAACAATTTAACAAAGAAGCattaaaaacaaatcaaaaaggCCATTATAAATGTTATGAAGTTGGGGGAATTACCTGGCCATGATGCACATACATGTGATAAAATATGTAAACGAACAACAAAATTCTTGCAACCTGTGAACATGGCGTTTGAAAAACCATGCTTAGATGCTGACAACACAAGATTTGCACATGAAATTGATCCACAAAAGGAAAATAGAAAAGGTTGGTCGCTTCACTTACCAGCCATGCTAAGAATATTACGATTCCATTCATAAGATATACACGGGAATTCTTCATTCCAGCTTCATCTAGATACCTGCTCGAAAGAAAGAATTGAAGAACATCAAATGATTGCAGATGAGACCAAACTTTCCCAGGAGAGCTGAAATTTTACCATCTCAAATTGATCCAAGGTGTGGTTGCCTCGGATATTAATACCATGAAAGTGTAAAGCTGTCCTTCACCAGTCAACATGGTGTAGCTCACACCCGCTACAGATAGAAGATGGTGAATAACCTGAATGATAGAAAACCATTACCAATTTTGAAAGTTTCGTGTGGACTATTCTTAATAAATGTACTTAACAGAAGCAAAGGCACTTACATATTCCATCCCACCTAAAGAAGGATATAACCAAAATATCATGCCAATATCAGAAAGGAAATAACCTGTAGAAACCTTTCAAagaaagatgcaaatgaattccCGGAATATTCAAGTCTAAAATTGCATCTCGTAAACAATAAATTTTGGAGATTAAAGGCATTGGCGTGCAAACTTTTTTCTTTTCAGTTCATCAAATAATACTGTAAATATCACAAGCCCACCGAAACATGGAACTCAATGAACATGCATAATAAAGTTCAAATCATTAACCTCCCATGACAGTCATAGATATATTTCAGAAATGGATGTTTCTCCTCTCATAAATATGGACTCAGCAAtcttcaaaaaacaaaaaacaaaaatatggaCTCAGCATACTAATGCGCTGAAATTTTCATATCTTGAAAAGTAATACTCACTCCCAAAGAAAATGACGACAGTGTCGAACGTCGAAGAGTAATTGGACCGACAACCTCGTCATTAGAATAGAGATCTGACCAGAAGACAAAGTACAGCGATGCAGTTGCAATAAATACAGCATGAAGTGTCGACATGGCGCTGCAAAATAGggaaacataatttaaaattcaagCAAAGAAATTGAGGTGAATTTCAGAGGCTAAAGGTCACCGGTTATTCCATTCAATTTGTGGAGATTTTGAAAGGCCAGAATAGCTTTTGAAGTAAACTGCACCAATCAGCCGGCTAAGACCATAAACCTAAAcatcaataaataataaaacaaaacaacccATTAGAACCATGAACGATTTCGGACATTCTACTATTCTAGAGCCAAGGATAATAGGAGATCATTAACCAAAAAAGGGACATGATTCTATGAACGCAATTAGTTAAAAATACTCAGATTTGATTCATGGAAAGGACTTATGCGTTCATACCATTTTGCAAGCAATAATGCCAATGATGACAGAAGAGTAGACAACAAGGGGATCGGTGAATACATAGTCCTGTGGAAGCAGCTCAACTATGCTTTGGGACCTTTGGGTAGATCTGACCACCATATTAGTTTCTCAAAATGGCAGAGTAAATATATGTTCCTGCTTGAACACAAGAGTTGCTTTATTGTCAAGGTTTCCTCAAAATTGGCTCCCAACTAACATCATCCTTGCACCAAAAACAATACTAAAGCATAGAATAAAACCAAAGATAAGTCAAGAATCACTTGTCCATAGACCTTAGCCTAAAATTTGGTTGTTATATTCCATCGGAAAATCTTAATTGGTTTCAATATTACAACTCATTCAAGGTCGGAAAGAGTCCTGGTCTTTTCTTTGCCCAACTAAGAACCATGAAAGAGGTCCCTAATTTCGCGCTACTAATTTATCATGATGGAAAATGGTTGAAATCATGAGCATCTTAGTCCATGTAATGAGAAAGAAAAGTGATGCTTGACCAGCAAGGGAAAGTCCACAAATGTCAAAGAAAAGCATCTTCAATCACTCCTTTTCGTTCGTTCATTTTCTACTAAAAAAAGACAATCAAGAAATGAGAGGTAGGTCAAAACCAGAATCCTCATCAAAAGCTCTCACAATACAGGACAGAACCTTAAttatgaaaaaaaacaaaaatgaaaTTTGCAGAAACTATCATGCATCCACCTAAATAAAGCATCTGTTGAAGTTAACAAGACCAAGAATCCCGAGGGTAGCATCAACCTTGTTGAAACAGTACATCATTTTCTAACATAAACAAATAAAACTCATGAAATCCTTATTACAGATTACACATATCTCCAGAAGAAGGTTCATTCAGACAAAAGAAACAAAACCCAACCAAGATACTTTTCAGGCAACCCATTAATCACAACAAAAGAAGAACACGCCCCCGCAACAACATAAAAAATCAAAGAACTTCAAGCAAGAATCAGAAATCACAACATGCAATCATGACCAGAGGACGGaatcaaaagaaagaaaagaaaagaagatatCTTTTTAATCTACGCATACCAGAAGACAATCGGAGAAAAGGGACTGAAAATGGGTTTGTGGGTTTCCTTTATTTATACGGGTTTGGAGGAACTATCTGGAGATTTTTATTCATTCATCCAAGTAACGGAGGCGGGTTTTTGACGCTTGTCTAAGCCGTCTTTGGTCGCAAGAATATTTGTGAATCT
It encodes:
- the LOC140887657 gene encoding uncharacterized protein, producing the protein MVVRSTQRSQSIVELLPQDYVFTDPLVVYSSVIIGIIACKMVYGLSRLIGAVYFKSYSGLSKSPQIEWNNRAMSTLHAVFIATASLYFVFWSDLYSNDEVVGPITLRRSTLSSFSLGVSTGYFLSDIGMIFWLYPSLGGMEYVIHHLLSVAGVSYTMLTGEGQLYTFMVLISEATTPWINLRWYLDEAGMKNSRVYLMNGIVIFLAWLVARILLFVYIFYHMYVHHGQVMQMHTAGVVLVHAVPSTIAVMNLVWFGKIFKGLKKTLARGKKKSQ